One stretch of Muribaculum intestinale DNA includes these proteins:
- the trpS gene encoding tryptophan--tRNA ligase gives MGKVILTGDRPTGKLHLGHYVGSLRRRVELQNSGLFDKIFIMIADAQALTDNADNPEKIRQNLIEVALDYLSVGIDPAKSTIFVQTAVPELTELAFYYMNLVSVSRVQRNPTVKTEIKMRGFEGESIPMGFFSYPVSQASDITAFKATTVPVGDDQAPMIELTREIVNRFNHIYGEVLVEPEIMLPDNAACHRLPGTDGKAKMSKSLGNCIYLSDTPKEVKKKINSMYTDPLHLTIDSPGHLEGNCPFIYLDAFSRPDHFAKYLPEYASLNELKEHYTRGGIGDGTVKKLLYNVIEEELSPIRERRKMWEKDIPGVYEILRKGSEAARETAAQTLEEVRAAMKINYFTDKALIEKQAKAFGK, from the coding sequence ATGGGAAAAGTCATACTTACCGGCGACCGTCCTACCGGCAAACTCCATCTCGGCCACTATGTTGGCTCGCTACGGCGCAGAGTCGAGCTACAGAACTCAGGACTCTTCGACAAAATCTTCATCATGATTGCCGACGCACAGGCCCTTACCGACAATGCCGACAATCCCGAGAAGATACGCCAGAATCTCATCGAGGTTGCACTCGACTACCTGTCTGTAGGCATCGACCCCGCTAAATCGACCATATTCGTGCAGACCGCCGTGCCCGAACTCACCGAGCTCGCATTCTACTACATGAACCTCGTAAGCGTAAGCCGCGTACAGCGCAACCCTACAGTAAAGACCGAAATCAAAATGCGTGGATTCGAAGGAGAGTCAATCCCGATGGGCTTCTTCTCCTATCCCGTAAGCCAGGCTTCGGACATCACCGCATTCAAGGCCACGACAGTCCCCGTAGGCGACGACCAGGCCCCAATGATTGAGCTGACACGCGAAATAGTCAACCGCTTCAACCACATCTACGGCGAGGTACTCGTGGAGCCTGAAATCATGCTCCCAGACAATGCCGCATGCCACCGACTGCCTGGCACCGACGGCAAAGCAAAAATGAGTAAATCGCTCGGCAACTGCATCTATCTGTCCGACACGCCAAAAGAAGTCAAGAAAAAAATCAACTCGATGTATACCGACCCTCTCCACCTTACCATCGATTCGCCGGGACATCTCGAGGGTAACTGCCCGTTCATTTATCTCGACGCATTCTCTCGGCCCGACCACTTTGCCAAGTACCTGCCCGAGTACGCGTCGCTCAACGAGCTAAAGGAACACTACACCCGCGGCGGAATAGGCGACGGCACTGTAAAGAAACTTCTTTACAACGTAATCGAAGAAGAACTCTCTCCAATACGCGAGCGCCGCAAGATGTGGGAAAAAGACATACCGGGCGTATATGAAATACTGCGCAAAGGCTCGGAAGCCGCACGCGAAACCGCAGCACAGACTCTCGAAGAAGTACGCGCGGCAATGAAAATCAATTACTTCACCGACAAAGCCCTCATCGAGAAGCAGGCCAAGGCTTTCGGCAAATAA
- a CDS encoding Fur family transcriptional regulator gives MSLTESYTLLSPSRLTEMMHNAGVRPSVQRIAVLSHIANLRRHPTADEIYTDLVEEFPSMSRTTVYNSLHALTSGRLVKELEIESGNRHYDFALQPPHGHFICRRCGRITDVEIPDGIELSLMPGFRADSMDVYFKGICKDCTE, from the coding sequence ATGTCCTTGACTGAATCATATACATTGCTCTCGCCATCACGACTGACAGAAATGATGCATAATGCCGGTGTGCGTCCGTCGGTACAGCGTATAGCGGTGCTTTCTCATATCGCCAATCTGAGGCGACACCCGACTGCCGACGAAATCTACACTGATCTTGTGGAGGAATTTCCGTCAATGTCGCGTACGACAGTATATAATTCTCTTCATGCTCTTACGTCCGGACGGCTTGTCAAGGAGCTGGAGATAGAGAGCGGCAACCGTCACTACGACTTTGCGCTGCAGCCTCCTCACGGACATTTTATATGTCGCAGATGTGGGAGAATAACAGATGTGGAGATTCCCGATGGGATTGAGTTGTCGCTCATGCCCGGATTCCGTGCAGACAGCATGGATGTATATTTCAAAGGAATCTGTAAGGATTGTACTGAATAA